From Arachis stenosperma cultivar V10309 chromosome 2, arast.V10309.gnm1.PFL2, whole genome shotgun sequence, one genomic window encodes:
- the LOC130963169 gene encoding uncharacterized protein LOC130963169 codes for MTTEQKLAYDKIMEAVYGYSGGVFFLYEYSGTQKTFVWKTLASTLKSKGQIVLAIASSGIASLLIPGDKTAHSRFAIPLNVDELSTCNIKQGSDLAQLLVKTTLIIWDEATIVNKYCIEALDQTMQDILRFKNINSLD; via the coding sequence ATGACAACTGAACAGAAATTAGCATATGATAAAATCATGGAAGCGGTCTATGGTTATAGCGGAGGAGTTTTCTTCCTATATGAATACAGTGGAACTCAAAAAACATTTGTGTGGAAGACATTAGCTTCAACATTAAAGTCTAAAGGTCAAATTGTTTTGGCCATTGCTTCAAGTGGAATAGCTTCTCTATTAATTCCAGGTGACAAGACAGCACACTCACGCTTTGCTATCCCACTCAATGTAGATGAGTTATCCACATGCAACATAAAACAGGGGAGTGATCTAGCTCAGTTGTTGGTTAAAACAACATTAATTATATGGGATGAAGCTACAATTGTTAACAAATATTGTATAGAAGCCCTTGACCAGACAATGCAAGACATTTTAAGATTCAAGAATATTAACAGCCTAGATTAA